A single window of Apodemus sylvaticus chromosome 4, mApoSyl1.1, whole genome shotgun sequence DNA harbors:
- the Bdh2 gene encoding dehydrogenase/reductase SDR family member 6 yields the protein MGRLEGKVIVLTAAAQGIGRASALAFAKEGAKVIATDINESKLQELENHPGIQTRVLDVTKKRQIDQFASEIERIDVLFNVAGFVHHGTILDCEEKDWDFSMNLNVRSMYLMIKAFLPKMLAQKSGNIINMSSVASSIKGVENRCVYSATKAAVIGLTKSVAADFIQQGIRCNCVCPGTVDTPSLQERIQARDDPKEALKVFLNRQKTGRFASAEEVALLCVYLASDESAYVTGNPVIIDGGWSL from the exons ATGGGCCGCCTGGAAGGGAAAGTTATTGTCCTGACAGCTGCCGCTCAAGGGATCGGCCGGGCTTCTGCACTA GCTTTTGCAAAAGAAGGAGCCAAAGTCATAGCCACGGATATCAATGAGTCCAAACTCCAGGAGCTGGAAAATCACCCAG GTATTCAAACTCGGGTCCTTGATGTCACAAAGAAGAGACAGATTGACCAGTTCGCCTCAGAAATCGAGAGAATTGACGTTCTCTTTAATGTTGCTGG TTTTGTCCACCACGGAACCATCCTGGATTGCGAGGAAAAAGACTGGGACTTCTCAATGAATCTCAACGTCCGCAGCATGTACCTGATGATCAAGGCGTTCCTTCCCAAA ATGCTTGCTCAGAAATCTGGCAACATTATCAACATGTCTTCTGTGGCCTCCAGCATCAAAG GGGTAGAGAACAGATGTGTGTACAGTGCGACCAAGGCAGCTGTCATCGGCCTTACCAAGTCCGTGGCCGCAGACTTCATCCAGCAGGGGATCAGGTGCAACTGTGTGTGCCCAG GAACGGTTGACACCCCATCTCTGCAAGAAAGGATACAAGCCCGAGACGATCCCAAAGAG GCACTGAAAGTTTTCctaaacagacaaaaaacagGAAGGTTCGCGTCTGCCGAAGAGGTCGCCCTGCTCTGCGTCTACCTGGCCTCCGACGAG TCAGCCTACGTAACTGGCAACCCTGTCATCATCGATGGGGGCTGGAGCCTGTGA